Proteins encoded together in one Papaver somniferum cultivar HN1 unplaced genomic scaffold, ASM357369v1 unplaced-scaffold_21, whole genome shotgun sequence window:
- the LOC113339736 gene encoding probable WRKY transcription factor 41, translated as MSTYFKMEKNTSMSLLDQKPLIVNQLTQAKDLLNQLQFGVDVTSTSGKLLLPGILSSFESSLSMLSGIKSEAGFRMTGLMQTADSPRSVSRSPRSNSNLIGNPSKKRKTIPSWTEQVRACEQSGLEEPVYDGFSWRKYGHKDIYGANHPRGYYRCTHKNSQGCLATKQVQRTDTDTSIFSVMYLGRHTCVQASLLQPGQPQKKLEQHDKKRKRKSQETLINFQTGGHVNTKDYDTTQVVLTSPSFSFPSASIPIPCKEKESESNICSSQLTPDNHFMSSPLSSPSTSGSNSLFSPYRANIEGGQDLQTSDCDLCEFTSALPLALDSPELYLDWDWDSFDGFCF; from the exons ATGAGTACTTACTTTAAAATGGAGAAGAATACTAGCATGAGTTTATTGGATCAAAAGCCATTGATTGTCAATCAGCTAACCCAAGCTAAAGATCTACTAAACCAATTACAATTTGGTGTTGACGTTACTTCTACTAGTGGAAAATTGTTACTACCTGGAATATTATCATCCTTCGAAAGTTCTCTTTCAATGTTGAGTGGGATCAAATCAGAAGCCGGATTTCGAATGACCGGATTGATGCAGACAGCTGATTCGCCTCGTTCAGTTAGCAGAAGTCCTCGGTCTAACTCTAATCTCATTGGAAATCCCTCCAAAAAGAG AAAAACAATACCTAGTTGGACGGAACAAGTACGCGCTTGCGAACAGTCAGGACTCGAAGAACCTGTGTATGATGGTTTCAGTTGGAGAAAATATGGACACAAAGACATTTATGGAGCCAACCATCCAAG AGGTTATTACAGATGTACTCATAAAAATTCTCAAGGATGTCTAGCTACCAAGCAAGTTCAACGTACCGATACAGACACATCAATCTTTAGTGTCATGTACCTAGGAAGACATACATGTGTTCAAGCTTCGCTTCTGCAACCAGGGCAACCACAAAAAAAGCTTGAACAGCACGATAAAAAACGAAAGAGAAAATCACAAGAAACACTTATCAATTTTCAAACAGGTGGTCATGTTAATACAAAGGATTACGATACGACACAAGTAGTCCTAACGTCCCCTTCTTTCTCATTTCCTTCAGCTTCAATACCCATTCCATGTAAAGAGAAAGAAAGTGAAAGCAACATTTGCTCTTCACAGCTGACTCCTGATAATCACTTCATGAGTAGTCCTCTTTCATCTCCTTCAACTTCAGGATCCAATTCCCTTTTTTCTCCATATAGAGCGAATATTGAAGGTGGACAGGATTTACAAACTTCAGATTGCGATCTATGTGAATTCACATCAGCATTACCTTTGGCATTGGATTCTCCGGAACTTTATTTGGATTGGGACTGGGATTCTTTTGATGGCTTTTGCTTCTGA
- the LOC113339822 gene encoding probable WRKY transcription factor 41 — protein MEEKNTTGMSYMDPKLFILNELAQAKELLRQLETDLHTASSTNGSKLLIPQILSYFENSLSMLNGSKSESGNNQSQMTASETDSTPTDSPRSVNRSSRSDSESDLMEPPSKKRKTVARWTEQVRVCEQTGLEGPLDDGYSWRKYGQKDILGAAYPRGYYRCTHRASHGCLAMKQVQRSDEDSSIFNVTYRVRHTCVQAPHLLPRQSQNKAGLEHQKPTKSSQETIINFQTGCLGETPAKVVLKSPSFSFPSIPVPRSPSFSFPSASIPIPCDEQKENYNNIFNSLTPDNHFVGSPFSSPSNSGSNSVCSNHGVNNLEDGQDLQTSDYDLSEFTSAFDSPDLYLDFDFLDSNFRFDM, from the exons ATGGAGGAGAAGAACACTACCGGCATGAGTTATATGGATCCAAAGCTATTCATACTCAATGAATTAGCTCAAGCTAAAGAGCTACTAAGACAGTTAGAAACTGATCTCCATACTGCTAGTTCCACTAATGGAAGCAAGTTGTTAATCCCTCAAATATTATCGTACTTCGAAAACTCTCTTTCCATGTTGAACGGGAGCAAGTCAGAATCCGGCAACAATCAATCTCAGATGACGGCATCGGAGACGGACAGCACCCCTACCGATTCACCTCGTTCCGTTAACAGAAGTTCTCGGAGCGATTCCGAATCCGATCTCATGGAACCTCCCTCCAAGAAGCG GAAAACAGTAGCAAGATGGACGGAACAAGTGCGTGTTTGCGAGCAGACAGGGCTTGAAGGTCCTCTAGATGACGGGTATAGTTGGAGGAAATATGGACAGAAAGACATTCTCGGAGCTGCATATCCGAGAGGCTATTATAGatgtactcatagagcttctcacGGTTGTTTAgcaatgaaacaagttcaacgTTCCGACGAAGATTCATCCATCTTTAATGTTACGTATCGAGTTAGACATACTTGTGTTCAAGCACCACACTTGCTACCACGGCAATCACAAAACAAAGCTGGTCTAGAACATCAAAAGCCAACAAAATCATCACAAGAAACAATTATCAATTTTCAAACAGGTTGTCTTGGTGAAACGCCGGCAAAAGTAGTACTAAAATCACCTTCATTTTCATTTCCTTCGATTCCAGTACCAAGATCGCCTTCATTCTCATTTCCGTCGGCTTCGATACCAATTCCATgtgatgaacaaaaagaaaattacaacaaCATTTTTAATTCATTGACACCTGATAATCACTTCGTGGGTAGCCCTTTTTCGTCTCCGTCAAATTCAGGATCCAATTCCGTCTGTTCTAATCATGGAGTGAACAACTTGGAAGATGGACAGGATTTACAAACTTCGGATTACGATCTTTCTGAATTCACTTCAGCATTTGATTCTCCAGATCTTtacttggattttgattttctTGATTCTAATTTTCggtttgatatgtag